Below is a window of Janthinobacterium lividum DNA.
CCATGTGGGACGACCAGGCCTACGGCACCACGTTCGAGCCGGCCGCCATCGTCTACAACAAGCGTTTGCTCGATGCTAAGGAAGTGCCGAAGAACCACGACGATTTCGTCAAGCTGATCGCCACGCCGAAATTCAAGGACAAGGTCACCACCTACGACATCGAAAAGTCGGGCGTCGGCTTCATGTTCATGGCGCAGGATGCGAAGGAATATCAGCAGTTCCTGGCGCTGGAAAACGCCTTTGGCACGGCCAAGGTGCGCGTGCAGTCGTCGACGGGTACCATGATGGAGCGCATCTCCTCGGGTGAAAACCTGATCGGCTACAACGTACTTGGCTCCTACGCGCTGGTGCGCGCCAAGACCGACCCGTCGATCGGCGTGGTGCTGCCCAAGGATTACACGCTGATCCTGTCGCGCGTGCAGTTCATCAACAAGAACGCGAAGAACGTCAACGCCGGCAAGCTGTGGCTCGATTACATTCTGTCGCACCGCGGCCAGACCATCATCGCGAACGGCGCCAAGCTGTTCGCCATCCGCGCCGACGTCACCGGCGAGACCACTTCGGCCGACTTGATCAAGCTCATCGGTGCGGCCAATGTCAAACCGATTCCCGTGCATCCGATCATCCTGCAATTTTTGGGGCCGGCCAAGCGCATGGCCTTCTTGAAGCAGTGGAAAGAAACAGCCGGCAAAAAATAACGCCGTCCTGGCCGTCCGCAGGCGCGTGCCCGCGGACGGTTGCCGCACCCTTCATTCATTGGATTCATCATGCAAACTGCCATCTTGCCGCTGCCTGCACGGTCGCGCTCTCCCTTGTCGCGCCTGAACTGGTCGCGCGGCGTGGTCGTGACGATCACGCTGATCGCCATTTTCCTGCCGCTGTTCCTGATTTTTTATCAGAGCTTTTTGAACGCGCCGTTTTTCATGCCGGTGCGCGAATTCGGCTTTGACTCCTACCGTTTCATCTTCGATGATCCCGATTTTTCCATGGCCTTCAAGAATGGCCTGATGCTGGCTTTCGGCCTGACCGTCATCGCCGTGCCGCTGGGCGGCATGCTGGCCTTCCTGATGGTGCGCACGGATTTGCCGGGCCGCGGCTGGGTGGCGCCCATGCTGCTGGTGCCCATTTTTGTGTCGCCGATGGTGATGGGTTTTGGCTACGTCGTGTCGATGGGGCCCGTGGGCTTTTACTCGATCTGGGCCAAGGAGCTGCTCGGCTTCGTGCCCTGGAATATTTATTCCTTCACCAGCATCGTCATCATCGCCGGCCTGACGCACGTGCCGCACGTCTACCTGTATGCCTCGTCAGCACTGAAAAGCCTGGGCTCGGACGTGGAAGAAGCGGCCCGCGTGGCCGGCGCTTCGCCGATCCAGGTGATGCTCAATGTGTCGCTGCCGATGATCATGCCGGCGCTGGCATATGCGGGCGTGCTGGTGTTCTTCCTCGGCTTCGAAGTGTTCGGCCTGGTGCTGGTGCTTGGTGATCCGGAAGGCCATCTGGTGCTGCCGACCTATCTGTACAAGCTGACGAATAAACTGGGCACGCCGTCCTACCACCTGATGGCGGCCGTTGCCGTGTGCCTGGTGATGGTGACCATGCCGCTGGTGATGATACAGCGCTGGCTGCTGAAATCGGCCAACAAGTATGTGTCGATCAAAGGCAAGGGCGCGCGCAGCAAGGCCATGCCGCTGGGCCGCTGGAAGTGGCTGGCGTTTGCCTTGCTGGCCGGCTGGCTGATCTTCACCATCATCCTGCCTTTGAGCGGCATCGTGCTGCGCTCCTTCGTGCAGTACTGGGGCGAGGGCGTGCACCTGGCCGACGTGCTGACCTTGCAGCATTTCCGCGATATTTTCGACCAGCCTTCGCTGGTGCGCGGCATCGTCAACACCATCCTGATCGGCGTCGTCGGCGGCGCGCTGGCCGTGGGCTGCTACAGCTTCATCGCGCTGGCCATGCACCGCAAGCAGGACGGCATCACGCGCCTGCTCGACTACAGCGTGCTGGTGCCGCGCGCCGTGCCTGGCCTCTTGGCCGGCCTGTCGTTCCTGTGGGTGTTCCTGTTCGTGCCGGCCTGGCTCGACGGCATATTGAAAGGCATGGACAACGGCGTGGCCCTGTGGCTGAGCGGTCATGTGATTCCCGTGTTGCGCGAACTGCGGTCGACGATCTTCGCACTGTGGCTCGCCTATTCGGTGGTGTGGATGGCCTACGGCATGCGCCTCATTTCCACCGCGCTGCTGCAGGTGGGACCGGAGCTGGAAGAGGCGGCGCGCGCCGTGGGCGCCAGCCGCGGCCAGGTGACGCGCGACGT
It encodes the following:
- a CDS encoding iron ABC transporter permease, translated to MQTAILPLPARSRSPLSRLNWSRGVVVTITLIAIFLPLFLIFYQSFLNAPFFMPVREFGFDSYRFIFDDPDFSMAFKNGLMLAFGLTVIAVPLGGMLAFLMVRTDLPGRGWVAPMLLVPIFVSPMVMGFGYVVSMGPVGFYSIWAKELLGFVPWNIYSFTSIVIIAGLTHVPHVYLYASSALKSLGSDVEEAARVAGASPIQVMLNVSLPMIMPALAYAGVLVFFLGFEVFGLVLVLGDPEGHLVLPTYLYKLTNKLGTPSYHLMAAVAVCLVMVTMPLVMIQRWLLKSANKYVSIKGKGARSKAMPLGRWKWLAFALLAGWLIFTIILPLSGIVLRSFVQYWGEGVHLADVLTLQHFRDIFDQPSLVRGIVNTILIGVVGGALAVGCYSFIALAMHRKQDGITRLLDYSVLVPRAVPGLLAGLSFLWVFLFVPAWLDGILKGMDNGVALWLSGHVIPVLRELRSTIFALWLAYSVVWMAYGMRLISTALLQVGPELEEAARAVGASRGQVTRDVTLPLIKYGLLGAWLMVFLIFEREYSTGVYLLSPGTEVIGAMLVSLWAGGSTDLVAALSFINITLVAIGLGIALRFGVKLHN
- a CDS encoding ABC transporter substrate-binding protein, yielding MQTKTLLQAALATAFASLAGAAFAQVPPGYPADYQKVIDAAKKEGKVVIYSATDSKAAAPLIKDFSALYPGISVEYNDMNSTEVYNRFISEVAAGGNTADVMWSSAMDLQMRLASDGYALKYKSVEASKIPGWAMWDDQAYGTTFEPAAIVYNKRLLDAKEVPKNHDDFVKLIATPKFKDKVTTYDIEKSGVGFMFMAQDAKEYQQFLALENAFGTAKVRVQSSTGTMMERISSGENLIGYNVLGSYALVRAKTDPSIGVVLPKDYTLILSRVQFINKNAKNVNAGKLWLDYILSHRGQTIIANGAKLFAIRADVTGETTSADLIKLIGAANVKPIPVHPIILQFLGPAKRMAFLKQWKETAGKK